One Plectropomus leopardus isolate mb chromosome 1, YSFRI_Pleo_2.0, whole genome shotgun sequence DNA segment encodes these proteins:
- the gtf2f2a gene encoding general transcription factor IIF subunit 2 isoform X1: MSEKGEVDLTGAKQNTGVWLVKVPKYLSQQWAKATGRGEVGKLRICKKGNQGKPEVSFTLNEELTVIEGIEDKTVSAPREHPFTMQLVGGQMLAVFTETSSGQSEERSDGSSSGSGAGAGPDKIALEGVVVQRAECRPAVNESYMRLKRLQIEELLKPVRLSQQLDKAVTSNYKPVANHTYNLEYERKKKEEGKRARADKQQVLDMLFSAFEKHQYYNIKDLVDITKQPVIYLKEILRDIGIYNVKGTHKNTWELKPEYRHYHGEENTDE, from the exons atgtcagaGAAAGGAGAAGTGGATTTAACCGGTGCCAAGCAAAACACGGGAGTGTGGCTTGTAAAG gtgCCCAAATACCTCTCTCAGCAATGGGCAAAAGCGACTGGCAGAGGAGAGGTCGGGAAACTCCGAATCTGCAA GAAAGGAAACCAAGGAAAACCAGAG GTGTCTTTCACTTTGAATGAAGAGCTGACTGTGATTGAGGGTATAGAAGACAAGACGGTGTCTGCACCTCGTGAGCACCCATTCACCATGCAGTTAGTGGGAGGTCAGATGTTGGCGGTCTTCACAGAAACTTCATCAG GCCAGTCAGAAGAAAGATCTGATGGCAGCAGCTCAGGTTCGGGGGCGGGGGCAGGTCCAG ataaaataGCGTTGGAAGGAGTGGTAGTGCAAAGAGCAGAGTGCAGACCTGCTGTTAATGAAAGCTACATGAGGCTGAAGAG GTTACAAATTGAGGAGTTGTTGAAGCCAGTCCGGCTGTCACAGCAGCTGGATAAAGCCGTCACCAGCAACTACAAACCTGTGGCCAACCATACTTACAAT CTTGAGTATGAGCGCAAAAAGAAGGAGGAGGGCAAGAGAGCAAGAGCAGACAAACAGCAAGTGTTGGACatgttgttttctgcctttGAGAAGCACCAGTACTACAACATCAAAGACCTGGTGGACATCACCAAACAGCCTGTG ATCTACCTGAAAGAAATCCTGCGCGACATTGGCATTTACAACGTAAAGGGAACACACAAGAATACCTGGGAGCTCAAACCGGAATACCGACATTACCATGGCGAGGAAAACACTGACGAATAG
- the gtf2f2a gene encoding general transcription factor IIF subunit 2 isoform X2 — translation MSEKGEVDLTGAKQNTGVWLVKVPKYLSQQWAKATGRGEVGKLRICKKGNQGKPEVSFTLNEELTVIEGIEDKTVSAPREHPFTMQLVGGQMLAVFTETSSDKIALEGVVVQRAECRPAVNESYMRLKRLQIEELLKPVRLSQQLDKAVTSNYKPVANHTYNLEYERKKKEEGKRARADKQQVLDMLFSAFEKHQYYNIKDLVDITKQPVIYLKEILRDIGIYNVKGTHKNTWELKPEYRHYHGEENTDE, via the exons atgtcagaGAAAGGAGAAGTGGATTTAACCGGTGCCAAGCAAAACACGGGAGTGTGGCTTGTAAAG gtgCCCAAATACCTCTCTCAGCAATGGGCAAAAGCGACTGGCAGAGGAGAGGTCGGGAAACTCCGAATCTGCAA GAAAGGAAACCAAGGAAAACCAGAG GTGTCTTTCACTTTGAATGAAGAGCTGACTGTGATTGAGGGTATAGAAGACAAGACGGTGTCTGCACCTCGTGAGCACCCATTCACCATGCAGTTAGTGGGAGGTCAGATGTTGGCGGTCTTCACAGAAACTTCATCAG ataaaataGCGTTGGAAGGAGTGGTAGTGCAAAGAGCAGAGTGCAGACCTGCTGTTAATGAAAGCTACATGAGGCTGAAGAG GTTACAAATTGAGGAGTTGTTGAAGCCAGTCCGGCTGTCACAGCAGCTGGATAAAGCCGTCACCAGCAACTACAAACCTGTGGCCAACCATACTTACAAT CTTGAGTATGAGCGCAAAAAGAAGGAGGAGGGCAAGAGAGCAAGAGCAGACAAACAGCAAGTGTTGGACatgttgttttctgcctttGAGAAGCACCAGTACTACAACATCAAAGACCTGGTGGACATCACCAAACAGCCTGTG ATCTACCTGAAAGAAATCCTGCGCGACATTGGCATTTACAACGTAAAGGGAACACACAAGAATACCTGGGAGCTCAAACCGGAATACCGACATTACCATGGCGAGGAAAACACTGACGAATAG